In Sphingobacterium zeae, one genomic interval encodes:
- the nrdI gene encoding class Ib ribonucleoside-diphosphate reductase assembly flavoprotein NrdI produces the protein MIHIYYDSKTGNVQRFMDKVAQITGWQIHKITPDLAVKDAGHLVTFTTNFGQVPENTVEFMKREAKNIYSVTSSGNRNWGPNYGLAADRISQDFDIPLAFKFELSGTMEDINQFIDILKNFCDGSKRSSKKLDIA, from the coding sequence ATGATACACATTTATTATGATTCCAAAACGGGCAACGTACAGCGTTTTATGGACAAGGTCGCTCAAATAACAGGCTGGCAAATCCATAAAATAACCCCCGATTTGGCGGTAAAAGATGCTGGCCATTTGGTCACTTTCACCACAAATTTTGGGCAAGTACCCGAAAATACAGTAGAATTCATGAAACGCGAAGCTAAAAACATCTATTCTGTTACTTCCAGCGGTAATCGCAATTGGGGGCCGAATTATGGCTTGGCAGCTGATCGCATTTCACAAGATTTCGACATTCCACTGGCGTTCAAATTTGAACTGTCCGGAACAATGGAAGACATTAATCAATTTATTGACATCTTAAAGAACTTTTGCGATGGTAGCAAACGAAGTAGCAAAAAACTGGATATTGCTTAA
- the leuD gene encoding 3-isopropylmalate dehydratase small subunit, translating into MKKFETLTSRVVPLPIENIDTDQIIPARFLKATTREGFGDNLFRDWRFDTDNQPKTDFVLNNPTYSGKILVAGKNFGCGSSREHAAWAIQDYGFDVVISSFFADIFKGNALNNGVLPIQVTEEFLGKIFELVHQNPDTEIIVDLEKQTIMLTETGDQFEFEINPYKKSCLINGYDDIDFILNQKDSIEAFEANRQW; encoded by the coding sequence ATGAAAAAATTTGAAACTTTAACTTCACGGGTAGTTCCACTACCTATTGAAAATATTGATACCGATCAGATCATTCCAGCGCGTTTTCTAAAAGCGACAACGCGCGAAGGATTTGGAGATAATTTATTCCGTGATTGGCGCTTTGATACAGACAATCAGCCCAAAACGGATTTCGTATTGAACAACCCGACCTATTCGGGAAAAATATTGGTTGCGGGTAAAAACTTTGGCTGTGGATCTAGTCGCGAACACGCTGCCTGGGCTATTCAAGACTATGGTTTTGACGTTGTTATCAGTTCATTCTTTGCAGATATCTTCAAAGGAAATGCGCTAAACAATGGGGTTTTGCCCATTCAAGTTACAGAAGAGTTTTTAGGAAAAATATTCGAATTGGTACACCAAAATCCTGATACCGAAATTATCGTCGATCTTGAAAAACAAACGATCATGTTGACAGAAACAGGCGATCAATTTGAATTTGAAATCAATCCATATAAAAAGTCATGCTTGATCAATGGATATGATGACATCGACTTTATCCTAAACCAAAAAGATTCAATCGAAGCATTTGAAGCAAACAGACAATGGTAG
- a CDS encoding thioredoxin family protein — protein MARIIKFEKNDCAPCAQVSAYLDQKGIQYETVNPFDEPDLAARFKIRTVPTVIVLENEEIQHRIIGFKPEELAAIAL, from the coding sequence ATGGCAAGAATTATCAAATTTGAGAAAAACGATTGTGCCCCTTGCGCACAAGTATCGGCTTATTTGGATCAAAAAGGTATCCAATATGAAACGGTTAATCCTTTTGATGAACCAGACTTGGCCGCACGATTCAAAATCCGCACAGTACCTACTGTAATTGTGTTGGAAAATGAAGAGATTCAACACCGTATCATTGGCTTTAAACCAGAAGAATTGGCTGCCATTGCACTTTAA
- a CDS encoding S9 family peptidase codes for MKKLFYGLLLLTSLQTKAQENITFQKPSTEILTLADYVRPPQLKISGDKNWMLFTFRPTYKSLAELGQEEMKLAGLRINPKTYMESSTLFYDKITLKKIDQNVEYTDFSGMPENAALSNFAFSPDNKYLAFSNSNDSGTALFVVDLATRNVKQLTNYNLNGTMTAPFQWLKNSSGLMITSLPQDRPALLDPSKDLPKGPVVSTSDGKVSQLRTYQDLLKSPLDEANFETLAQSNLQLVDLDGKISPFKDKAIYTGISFSPNGEYVMVSTIAKPYSYVVPLSYFPQKVHIYDRTGKEITLVNETPLTEVMPKGFSSTRSGKRAWHWRSDQPATLAYVEAMDGGDANKEAEFRDALYTLSYPFKGTGKLIFKTKDRYAGVVWGNEKYALIHSQWYDTRNRKTFVVNPSTGESKLLHDRNSQDVYNDPGDVYTERNSLGTYSMYIDKDKVLFVGKGFTKDGEFPFVDELNLHSLKKKRIYTAAASALQERIIQIVNPKTEDLLISLQSASIYPNYYMKNMKSGKQSTLTALENPFKSLEKVHKEILNYKRNDGVELSGTLYLPAGYDFNKKEKLPLLMWAYPREYKDKHTAGQSTANPKEFTFPSYGSFIYWVSKGYAVLDNAAFPIVGEGTKEPNDTFIEQLVANAEAAIDAVDQLGYIDRKKVAVGGHSYGAFMTAHLLSNSKLFAAGIARSGAYNRTLTPFGFQSEQRNFWDDPALYMTMSPFISADRMKTPLLLIHGGADNNPGTFTLQTERYFQALKNLGAPVRMVILPREAHGYVAKENIFHLLWEQDQFLQKYLKN; via the coding sequence ATGAAGAAACTATTCTATGGTCTCTTGCTATTAACTTCACTACAAACGAAAGCGCAAGAAAACATTACCTTTCAAAAGCCCTCTACTGAAATTCTGACGTTAGCCGATTATGTACGCCCTCCTCAGCTGAAAATTTCAGGCGATAAAAATTGGATGCTTTTTACATTTCGCCCGACTTATAAAAGTCTGGCCGAATTGGGGCAGGAAGAAATGAAACTGGCGGGATTAAGGATTAATCCGAAAACATATATGGAGAGTTCAACGCTCTTTTACGATAAGATTACCTTAAAAAAAATAGATCAAAATGTTGAATATACTGACTTTTCCGGGATGCCAGAAAATGCGGCACTATCCAACTTTGCGTTTTCTCCGGACAATAAGTATTTGGCATTCAGCAATAGCAATGATAGCGGGACAGCTTTATTTGTTGTTGATCTCGCTACGCGGAACGTCAAACAGTTAACCAATTACAATTTGAATGGGACAATGACAGCACCTTTTCAATGGTTGAAAAATTCGTCAGGTTTAATGATCACCAGTCTGCCGCAGGATAGGCCTGCACTGTTGGATCCTTCCAAAGATTTGCCGAAAGGACCGGTTGTTTCAACAAGCGATGGAAAGGTTTCCCAGTTGAGAACGTATCAAGACTTGCTGAAGAGTCCATTGGACGAGGCAAACTTTGAAACATTGGCGCAGTCGAATCTGCAGCTTGTGGATCTTGACGGCAAAATTTCGCCTTTTAAAGACAAAGCCATTTATACAGGGATCAGCTTTTCCCCGAATGGCGAATATGTGATGGTATCGACGATCGCGAAGCCCTATTCGTATGTGGTTCCGCTATCATATTTTCCGCAAAAAGTACATATCTATGATCGTACTGGCAAAGAAATCACTCTTGTTAATGAGACTCCTTTGACGGAAGTCATGCCGAAAGGGTTTTCGTCGACACGCTCAGGAAAGCGGGCCTGGCATTGGCGGAGCGACCAACCCGCTACGTTAGCTTATGTGGAAGCAATGGACGGCGGGGATGCGAATAAGGAGGCGGAGTTTCGGGATGCCTTATATACCTTGTCATACCCTTTCAAGGGGACGGGAAAGCTTATTTTCAAAACCAAAGACCGTTATGCAGGTGTCGTATGGGGCAATGAGAAGTATGCTTTGATTCATTCGCAATGGTATGATACTAGAAATAGGAAAACTTTTGTGGTTAATCCTTCCACGGGAGAATCCAAACTGCTGCACGATCGGAACAGTCAGGACGTGTATAATGATCCTGGAGACGTGTATACGGAAAGAAATAGCTTAGGCACATACTCCATGTATATAGATAAGGATAAGGTTTTATTTGTGGGCAAGGGGTTTACGAAAGATGGCGAGTTCCCCTTTGTGGATGAGCTCAATTTACACTCTTTAAAGAAAAAGCGAATATACACTGCAGCAGCATCCGCACTACAAGAACGTATTATCCAAATAGTGAATCCCAAAACAGAGGATTTATTAATTTCGCTTCAATCAGCATCGATATACCCCAATTATTACATGAAAAATATGAAATCAGGGAAACAGTCGACACTAACAGCTCTTGAAAACCCGTTCAAATCCTTGGAAAAAGTTCATAAAGAGATTTTGAATTACAAGCGTAACGATGGGGTAGAGCTTTCGGGAACGCTTTATCTGCCTGCAGGTTATGATTTTAATAAAAAGGAAAAATTACCATTGCTCATGTGGGCTTACCCAAGGGAATACAAGGATAAGCATACGGCTGGACAGAGCACGGCCAACCCTAAGGAGTTTACATTCCCAAGTTATGGTTCTTTTATCTATTGGGTATCTAAAGGGTATGCTGTATTGGATAATGCTGCCTTCCCAATTGTTGGAGAAGGGACAAAAGAACCGAATGATACTTTTATTGAGCAACTTGTGGCCAATGCTGAGGCAGCAATCGATGCGGTAGACCAGCTGGGCTATATCGATCGAAAAAAAGTTGCGGTAGGCGGGCATTCCTATGGTGCATTTATGACAGCGCATTTGTTGTCCAATTCCAAATTGTTTGCAGCGGGAATAGCACGCTCCGGAGCATATAATCGAACCTTAACACCATTCGGTTTTCAAAGTGAACAGCGAAACTTCTGGGATGATCCCGCATTGTACATGACCATGTCTCCTTTTATAAGTGCCGACCGGATGAAAACACCACTGTTATTGATTCATGGTGGAGCAGATAATAATCCCGGGACATTTACTTTGCAGACCGAGCGCTATTTCCAGGCGCTAAAGAATTTGGGAGCTCCTGTGCGGATGGTAATTTTGCCGCGTGAAGCGCATGGGTATGTTGCCAAGGAAAATATCTTCCATCTACTGTGGGAGCAGGATCAATTTTTGCAAAAATACTTGAAAAATTAG
- a CDS encoding PEGA domain-containing protein, with protein MKSTTKITSIILAGATLFTSCASKTLIQSNPVGAKVYIQGEYAGTTPYSYKDTKIVGSTTDLKIEKEGYEPFITSFSRNEKADVGAIIGGIFVLVPFLWTMKYKEQHTYELIPLGSGAKKESTDTSLSAKLQELKKMYDDKLITKEEYEKQREKVLNN; from the coding sequence ATGAAAAGTACTACTAAAATCACATCTATCATCTTAGCGGGGGCTACACTTTTTACCAGTTGTGCGAGCAAAACATTGATTCAATCCAATCCTGTTGGAGCAAAAGTTTATATTCAAGGAGAGTATGCGGGTACAACACCGTATTCTTATAAAGACACCAAAATCGTTGGCAGCACAACTGATTTGAAAATAGAAAAAGAAGGTTATGAGCCTTTTATTACCAGTTTTTCTAGAAATGAAAAAGCTGACGTCGGTGCCATTATCGGGGGGATATTTGTACTTGTTCCATTTCTATGGACCATGAAATATAAAGAGCAACATACGTATGAATTGATACCTCTAGGTAGCGGAGCAAAAAAAGAGTCAACAGACACATCATTATCAGCTAAATTACAAGAGCTAAAAAAGATGTACGATGACAAGCTCATTACCAAAGAGGAGTATGAAAAGCAAAGAGAAAAGGTTTTGAACAATTAA
- a CDS encoding DUF2911 domain-containing protein encodes MRVVILAILTLIGQLTFAQTDKSKRPSPPDNTKVTTVDGITIDINYSRPSLKGRQLGVDVAPIGKVWRTGANEATTIEFDKDVLVEGKKLAAGKYSLYSIPGEHETTIMFNKIWNQWGTKYDSKEDALNISVSNATASTSQEQFKIDASPQGTVSLAWGAYVVPFTVKASK; translated from the coding sequence ATGAGAGTAGTAATTTTAGCAATTCTGACCTTAATAGGTCAGCTTACCTTTGCGCAGACAGACAAAAGTAAACGGCCAAGTCCTCCTGATAACACCAAGGTGACTACGGTCGATGGTATCACAATCGACATCAATTACAGCCGTCCATCATTGAAAGGCCGTCAACTGGGTGTCGATGTTGCCCCTATCGGAAAAGTATGGCGAACGGGAGCAAATGAAGCTACCACGATCGAATTCGATAAAGATGTGTTGGTTGAAGGCAAGAAATTGGCAGCTGGAAAATATAGTCTTTACAGTATCCCTGGTGAACATGAAACAACGATCATGTTCAATAAAATTTGGAATCAGTGGGGAACGAAATATGATTCCAAAGAAGACGCCTTAAACATTTCCGTCAGTAATGCAACAGCAAGCACCTCACAGGAACAATTTAAGATCGATGCAAGTCCACAGGGAACAGTCTCGTTGGCGTGGGGAGCATATGTGGTACCCTTTACGGTTAAAGCCAGCAAATAG
- the ilvA gene encoding threonine ammonia-lyase IlvA gives MNLSTLNIDSEATLERIKSVVNRTPLQYNRHLSEKYGAEVYLKREDLQVVRSYKLRGAYNKIISLTEEERQLGVVCASAGNHAQGVAFSCNKLDIKGVIFMPGPTPRQKISQTEMWGNGNVEIILTGDTFDDCQKAALAYTAEYGMTFIPPFDDLKIVEGQGTVAVEALQDLPDMDAMFIPIGGGGLAAGASYYLKNKNKAIRCYGVEPEGAPSMQAALTHGAPIELEHINKFVDGAAVKKIGATTFEIAKQLLDDTRSIPEGKICTCILELYNKDAIVVEPAGALSVAALEFHKDEIKGKKVVCIISGGNNDIDRMSEIKELSLLYEGYKHYFIVRFPQRPGALKLFVSEVLGPKDDITRFEFIKKTERERGPALVGIELNKPEDYTTLIERMKEYKFDVIEINKDQTLFEYLV, from the coding sequence ATGAATCTTTCAACCTTAAATATCGATTCCGAGGCCACGCTTGAACGCATCAAGTCTGTGGTCAATCGCACCCCCTTACAGTATAACAGGCATTTATCCGAAAAATATGGCGCCGAAGTTTACCTCAAACGAGAAGACTTACAGGTCGTACGTTCGTACAAGTTACGGGGAGCCTATAATAAGATTATTTCACTTACAGAAGAAGAGCGGCAGCTTGGCGTTGTATGCGCAAGCGCAGGTAATCATGCACAAGGCGTCGCTTTTTCCTGTAATAAGCTCGATATCAAAGGAGTAATATTTATGCCCGGCCCGACACCACGCCAGAAAATCTCGCAAACCGAAATGTGGGGCAATGGCAATGTAGAAATCATCTTAACCGGCGACACCTTTGACGACTGCCAAAAGGCTGCGCTGGCTTATACTGCAGAGTACGGCATGACTTTTATTCCTCCTTTTGATGACCTCAAAATTGTAGAAGGTCAGGGCACCGTTGCTGTTGAAGCCTTGCAGGATCTACCGGATATGGACGCTATGTTTATTCCTATTGGTGGTGGCGGTCTGGCTGCAGGTGCTAGCTATTACCTTAAAAATAAAAACAAAGCCATTAGATGTTATGGTGTAGAACCCGAAGGTGCCCCTTCTATGCAAGCTGCCCTGACCCATGGCGCACCGATTGAACTTGAACATATTAACAAATTCGTTGATGGGGCAGCTGTTAAAAAAATCGGTGCCACAACATTCGAAATCGCTAAACAACTGCTGGATGATACGCGCTCTATTCCCGAAGGAAAAATCTGTACCTGTATCTTAGAACTATATAATAAGGATGCAATTGTCGTCGAACCTGCGGGAGCACTCTCCGTAGCAGCGCTTGAGTTTCACAAAGATGAAATTAAAGGAAAGAAAGTCGTCTGTATCATATCCGGTGGAAATAATGATATTGACCGCATGAGTGAAATCAAAGAACTGTCTTTACTTTACGAAGGTTACAAGCATTATTTCATCGTTCGTTTCCCACAAAGACCTGGCGCATTAAAACTTTTCGTATCCGAAGTATTGGGACCTAAAGACGACATTACGCGATTTGAGTTTATCAAAAAGACAGAACGAGAAAGGGGCCCCGCGCTGGTCGGCATCGAGCTCAACAAACCCGAAGATTATACAACATTAATTGAACGCATGAAAGAATATAAGTTTGATGTCATTGAGATCAATAAAGACCAAACGTTATTCGAGTATTTGGTATAA
- a CDS encoding 2-isopropylmalate synthase: MLHDPNHLYIFDTTLRDGEQVPGCQLTTPEKIEIAKDLEKLGVDIIEAGFPVSSPGDFQSVVELSKAVNDVIICALTRANKNDIDVAAEALKYAKRPRIHTGIGSSDMHIKYKFNSTREEILERAVSAVKHAKSYVEDVEFYAEDAGRADLEFLAKMVESVIAAGATVVNIPDTNGYCLPDQYGSKIKYLKEHVSNIDQAIISAHCHNDLGLATANSVAAIQNGARQVECTINGIGERAGNTSLEEVAMILKVHKQAFGSLTSNIDSRMFTYLSRKVSEMMNMPVQPNKAIVGRNAFAHSSGIHQDGFLKHRENYEIIRPEDVGLLEADINFNGPFWKTCT, translated from the coding sequence ATGTTACACGATCCTAATCATCTTTACATCTTCGACACCACATTGCGTGATGGCGAGCAGGTACCCGGATGCCAATTAACTACTCCAGAGAAAATTGAGATCGCAAAGGACTTAGAAAAACTGGGCGTTGATATTATCGAAGCTGGTTTCCCAGTGTCTAGCCCCGGTGATTTTCAATCGGTGGTAGAATTGTCCAAAGCCGTGAACGATGTCATTATATGTGCATTGACCCGTGCCAATAAAAACGATATTGATGTAGCTGCCGAAGCATTAAAATATGCCAAACGCCCGCGCATCCACACGGGTATAGGCTCTTCGGATATGCATATCAAATATAAATTCAATAGTACACGGGAAGAAATTTTAGAACGCGCTGTTTCCGCTGTAAAACATGCTAAATCCTATGTAGAGGATGTCGAGTTTTATGCAGAAGATGCCGGTCGCGCAGACTTAGAATTTCTAGCTAAAATGGTGGAATCGGTCATTGCTGCCGGAGCTACTGTCGTTAATATCCCCGATACAAACGGTTATTGTTTACCGGATCAATATGGATCAAAAATCAAGTATCTAAAAGAACATGTAAGCAATATCGATCAAGCGATCATTTCTGCACATTGCCACAATGACTTGGGACTCGCAACGGCAAATTCCGTCGCTGCGATACAAAATGGTGCCCGTCAGGTAGAATGTACAATAAACGGTATCGGTGAGCGTGCTGGTAACACATCGCTGGAAGAAGTGGCTATGATCCTTAAGGTACACAAGCAAGCATTTGGAAGTTTAACATCGAATATTGATAGCCGCATGTTTACCTACTTATCCCGCAAGGTAAGTGAAATGATGAATATGCCTGTGCAGCCAAATAAAGCTATCGTAGGTCGCAATGCTTTTGCACATAGCTCAGGGATCCACCAGGATGGCTTCTTAAAGCATCGCGAAAACTATGAGATTATTAGACCAGAAGATGTTGGTTTGTTGGAAGCTGACATCAATTTTAACGGCCCGTTCTGGAAGACATGCACTTAA
- a CDS encoding ATP-binding cassette domain-containing protein produces the protein MVDPVVHIANLTVQYGRDIVLQDLNWQIFKGEQWILGGPSGTGKTTLAKAISGQLKYEGEIEFKLGSNNPLSAKIHYVSNWFQFTNLEGDRNFYYQQRYNKFAKNDTLTVFAELKHFAQEEQLSFDDVRNYLTIFGFENFKDQQLIELSSGEHKRLQLIKALWREPEVLIIDQPYTGLDVQSRQDLNRIFDQLANKGVTLLLISNDEEYPSCINRFAEIQEGKIVIRQRSEELSRGLRRTRKALPYFLQRAPEVSSQIMVKMNKINISYGEKQVLKNIDWEVKAGEKWLLQGHNGSGKSTLLSLINGDHPQAYANDIYLFGQKRGSGESIWDIKEHLGIISPELHWYYDMNANVGQTIASGFFNSMSLYQRLGFEQQQKLEQILHFFDLKEVKHKTLGSLPLGQQRLALLARTIVKHPELLILDEPCQGLDKEQTQYFNDVIDDLSKSGQTLIYVGHFHAQLPTCIDNKMVLEKGEVKAITKVIHKKEAFST, from the coding sequence ATGGTAGATCCTGTCGTCCATATTGCCAATTTAACTGTTCAGTACGGTAGAGATATCGTATTGCAAGATTTAAATTGGCAAATCTTTAAGGGTGAACAATGGATTTTAGGGGGGCCGAGTGGTACCGGAAAAACAACGCTTGCAAAAGCAATTTCCGGTCAATTAAAATATGAAGGGGAAATCGAATTCAAGCTCGGTTCCAACAATCCCCTTTCAGCAAAAATTCACTATGTTTCCAATTGGTTTCAGTTTACCAATCTGGAAGGCGACCGCAACTTTTATTATCAACAGCGGTACAACAAATTCGCAAAAAACGATACGTTAACTGTTTTTGCAGAGCTGAAACATTTTGCACAGGAGGAACAACTCTCTTTTGACGACGTACGCAACTATCTGACAATTTTTGGTTTTGAAAATTTCAAAGATCAACAGTTGATCGAACTCTCCAGTGGGGAGCATAAAAGACTACAATTGATCAAGGCGCTATGGCGCGAACCTGAGGTCCTTATCATTGATCAACCTTATACGGGTTTAGACGTACAATCTCGACAAGACCTCAATCGCATTTTTGATCAGCTGGCCAATAAAGGAGTGACGTTGTTGCTTATTAGTAATGATGAAGAATACCCCAGCTGCATCAATCGCTTCGCAGAAATTCAGGAGGGCAAGATCGTTATTCGCCAACGTAGCGAGGAACTGTCCAGAGGGTTACGCCGGACGCGAAAGGCACTGCCTTATTTTCTGCAACGAGCACCAGAAGTTTCTTCTCAGATCATGGTAAAAATGAACAAGATTAATATCTCTTATGGAGAGAAACAAGTTCTAAAAAACATAGACTGGGAGGTAAAAGCTGGTGAAAAGTGGTTACTGCAAGGTCATAATGGCTCTGGAAAATCAACCTTGCTCAGTTTAATCAATGGTGATCACCCCCAGGCCTATGCCAATGACATCTATCTTTTCGGTCAAAAAAGAGGATCTGGAGAAAGTATCTGGGACATCAAAGAACATTTGGGGATCATATCGCCAGAATTACATTGGTACTACGATATGAATGCCAACGTTGGACAGACCATCGCTTCGGGATTCTTTAATTCCATGAGCCTCTATCAGCGATTAGGATTTGAACAACAGCAGAAGCTGGAGCAAATTCTTCATTTTTTTGACCTCAAAGAGGTTAAACATAAAACATTGGGATCATTACCCCTGGGCCAACAACGTTTGGCTCTACTGGCCCGCACGATCGTGAAACATCCTGAATTGCTGATTTTGGACGAACCATGTCAGGGGCTGGACAAAGAGCAGACACAGTATTTCAACGACGTCATCGATGATCTGAGTAAAAGCGGCCAAACCCTCATCTACGTAGGGCATTTCCACGCTCAGTTACCAACTTGCATTGATAATAAAATGGTGTTGGAAAAGGGAGAAGTGAAAGCGATAACCAAAGTTATCCACAAAAAAGAGGCGTTTTCCACATAA
- the leuB gene encoding 3-isopropylmalate dehydrogenase, translating to MKKNILIIPGDGIGQEVTTWGKKVLEKIGENYGHEFSFDEAIMGHTAIEATGNPLPDETLAKAKASDAILFGAIGHIKYDNDPSAKVRPEQGLLKIRKELGLYANLRPILLFDELLDASSLKPEILQGTDILFFRELTGDVYFGEKNRNEDNTFASDLMNYHRYEVERIARKAYEAARTRNKRLCSVDKANVLETSRLWREVVQELAKEYTDVETEHMFIDNAAMQLVKNPKKFDVVLTANLFGDILTDEASQIAGSMGMLASASVGDGTGFFEPIHGSAHDIAGQNKANPLASILSAALMLDISFGLQEEAKTVTNAVAETLKAGWRTGDIANSSTEASKILGTQEMGQKVLEFIK from the coding sequence ATGAAAAAAAATATTTTAATCATACCTGGAGATGGCATCGGCCAAGAAGTAACCACTTGGGGTAAAAAAGTGCTAGAAAAAATCGGTGAAAATTATGGTCATGAGTTCAGCTTCGATGAAGCAATCATGGGCCATACCGCAATCGAAGCTACAGGTAATCCACTACCTGACGAGACATTAGCGAAAGCAAAAGCTTCCGATGCAATCCTTTTTGGAGCCATTGGCCATATCAAGTATGATAATGATCCATCGGCTAAAGTTAGACCTGAACAAGGCTTACTAAAAATCCGTAAAGAATTGGGTCTGTATGCTAATCTTCGCCCAATATTATTATTTGATGAATTATTGGATGCTTCAAGCTTAAAGCCAGAAATACTTCAAGGGACAGATATCCTTTTCTTCCGTGAATTGACAGGCGATGTGTATTTTGGCGAGAAAAACCGAAACGAGGACAACACTTTTGCCTCAGATCTAATGAATTACCACCGTTACGAAGTTGAACGTATCGCACGTAAAGCTTACGAGGCAGCGCGTACACGTAATAAAAGATTATGTTCTGTTGATAAAGCTAATGTCCTAGAAACGTCGCGTCTTTGGAGGGAAGTTGTACAAGAACTTGCAAAAGAGTATACAGATGTTGAAACAGAGCACATGTTTATTGATAATGCCGCGATGCAATTGGTCAAAAATCCAAAGAAGTTTGATGTTGTTTTAACCGCCAATCTTTTTGGTGATATCCTAACAGACGAGGCTTCGCAAATTGCAGGATCCATGGGTATGTTGGCTTCCGCTTCAGTAGGCGATGGTACAGGCTTCTTCGAACCTATACATGGCTCTGCGCACGATATCGCTGGTCAAAATAAAGCGAATCCACTTGCGTCAATATTATCTGCAGCCTTGATGCTTGATATTAGCTTTGGCCTACAGGAGGAAGCTAAAACGGTTACCAATGCTGTAGCTGAAACATTAAAAGCTGGTTGGAGAACCGGTGACATTGCAAACAGTAGCACAGAAGCTTCAAAAATTTTAGGCACCCAAGAAATGGGGCAAAAAGTATTGGAGTTTATTAAATAG